From one Rhineura floridana isolate rRhiFlo1 chromosome 4, rRhiFlo1.hap2, whole genome shotgun sequence genomic stretch:
- the TCF21 gene encoding transcription factor 21, giving the protein MSTGSLSDSEDLPEVEMLECDEGLTMDGSSRLRRPPPPPPPPRRGPSHEASHEEGSAGELGSPPPGRGGAPAAGKRKKVPGKKSPLSGLGQEGKQVQRHAANARERARMRVLSKAFSRLKTTLPWVPPDTKLSKLDTLRLASSYIAHLRQILASDKYENGYIHPVNLTWPFMVAGKPENELKETVNTTRLCGPTAS; this is encoded by the exons ATGTCCACGGGCTCCCTGAGCGATTCGGAAGACCTGCCCGAGGTGGAGATGCTGGAATGCGACGAGGGCCTGACGATGGATGGCTCTTCCCGGCTCCGTcggccgccgccgccacccccTCCTCCCCGGCGCGGCCCGTCCCACGAGGCGAGCCATGAAGAGGGCTCCGCCGGCGAGCTGGGCTCCCCTCCGCCGGGGAGAGGCGGCGCGCCCGCCGCGGGCAAGAGGAAGAAGGTTCCCGGCAAGAAGAGCCCGCTGAGCGGCCTGGGCCAAGAGGGCAAGCAGGTCCAGCGGCACGCGGCCAACGCCCGCGAGCGGGCTCGCATGCGGGTCCTGAGCAAAGCCTTCTCCCGCCTGAAGACCACCTTGCCCTGGGTGCCGCCGGACACCAAGCTCTCCAAGCTAGACACCCTCCGTCTGGCCTCCAGCTACATCGCCCACCTGCGGCAGATCCTGGCCAGCGACAAGTACGAGAACGGCTACATCCACCCCGTCAACCTG ACTTGGCCCTTTATGGTTGCTGGCAAACCAGAGAATGAGCTGAAAGAAACAGTGAACACAACTCGGTTGTGTGGTCCTACAGCATCCTGA